A window from bacterium encodes these proteins:
- a CDS encoding RraA family protein, translating into MPQPLGPDALAKLRTYTTPTLSNAIETFNVRPKNAGFTTGRVRCLFPDLGPMVGYAVTATCRAGTAPPPDATARRAALWRAIETVPAPRVVVIQDLDDPPGIGAFWGEVQSTIHHALGCVGTVTNGGVRDLDEVRALGFHFFAGSVVVSRAYVHLVGVGDPVEVDGLPVRPGDLLHADQHGVVSIPHEIAGRLDDAVERVNRSEQEILAYCRRPDFTREGLEAIYLKRR; encoded by the coding sequence ATGCCCCAACCGCTCGGACCCGACGCGCTAGCGAAACTTCGCACGTACACGACCCCAACGCTTTCCAACGCGATCGAGACGTTCAACGTCCGGCCGAAGAACGCCGGGTTTACGACGGGACGGGTGCGCTGTCTCTTTCCCGACCTCGGGCCCATGGTTGGATACGCCGTCACCGCGACCTGCCGTGCCGGGACGGCCCCGCCCCCCGACGCCACCGCGCGCCGGGCGGCGTTGTGGCGGGCGATCGAGACGGTGCCGGCGCCGCGGGTCGTCGTGATCCAAGACCTGGATGATCCGCCGGGTATCGGCGCGTTTTGGGGCGAGGTGCAAAGTACGATCCATCATGCGCTGGGTTGTGTGGGTACGGTCACGAACGGCGGCGTCCGCGATCTCGACGAGGTGCGCGCGCTCGGCTTTCACTTTTTCGCCGGAAGCGTCGTGGTCTCCCGCGCCTACGTGCACCTGGTCGGCGTCGGCGATCCGGTCGAGGTCGACGGCCTGCCGGTGCGGCCCGGCGATCTGCTGCACGCGGATCAGCACGGCGTCGTGTCGATTCCCCACGAGATCGCCGGGCGGCTCGACGACGCCGTCGAGCGGGTGAACCGGTCGGAGCAGGAGATCCTGGCGTACTGCCGCCGACCCGACTTCACCCGGGAAGGCCTCGAAGCGATCTACCTGAAGCGGAGATAG
- a CDS encoding MFS transporter, protein MAQWQKNLYALWAAQFITMVGLTLVVPFMPLYIGTLGVHRLDDVERLSGILFAAPFLAQTLIAPLWGVLGDRYGRKIMVLRALAGIGLTNMLAATVGAVWQLLALRMVQGAVSGFVAATNALVSSSIPRDRLGTAMGILQSSLTAGGIIGPLIGGALADEIGYRWVFVFTGLSCWAGAAVVLVATRESTGGRAREGGPGVRDNLAYFFGSPVLRTVGLLLCTSNLAVMAVEPIFPVFVQTLGVPAPRVATVAGVLFSVTGFASMLGAAMWGRVSDRLGEGRVLTMVLWGACVTYIAQAAVRGPVALFILRAALGLAVGGLMPPLYAIVARRTPPERLGGIMGLTSSAIMIGNLVGPIAGGLFAAAATIRPVFVAAGAVLAVAALSTRGLAPAIEEPAVEYGESD, encoded by the coding sequence ATGGCGCAGTGGCAAAAAAATCTGTACGCGCTGTGGGCCGCCCAGTTCATCACGATGGTCGGTCTCACCCTCGTGGTGCCGTTCATGCCGCTCTACATCGGCACGCTCGGCGTGCACCGCCTCGACGACGTCGAACGGTTGAGCGGAATTCTGTTCGCGGCGCCGTTCCTGGCGCAGACGCTCATCGCGCCGCTGTGGGGCGTGCTCGGGGACCGCTACGGCCGCAAGATCATGGTGCTGCGCGCGCTCGCGGGCATCGGCCTGACGAACATGCTGGCCGCGACCGTCGGCGCGGTGTGGCAGTTGCTGGCCCTGCGCATGGTCCAGGGCGCCGTGAGCGGGTTTGTCGCCGCGACCAATGCGCTCGTCTCGTCGTCGATTCCTCGCGACCGGCTCGGGACGGCGATGGGCATCCTCCAAAGCTCGCTGACGGCGGGCGGCATCATCGGCCCGCTGATCGGCGGCGCGCTCGCCGACGAAATCGGCTACCGGTGGGTGTTCGTGTTTACCGGGCTCTCATGCTGGGCCGGCGCCGCGGTCGTCCTGGTCGCGACGCGCGAATCGACGGGCGGGCGCGCCCGCGAGGGCGGACCCGGCGTTCGCGACAACCTCGCCTATTTTTTCGGCTCGCCGGTACTGCGGACGGTCGGCCTGCTTCTCTGCACCAGCAATCTCGCGGTGATGGCCGTCGAGCCGATCTTTCCCGTGTTCGTGCAGACGCTCGGCGTGCCCGCGCCGCGGGTCGCCACCGTCGCCGGGGTACTCTTTTCTGTGACGGGGTTCGCGTCGATGCTCGGCGCGGCGATGTGGGGCAGAGTGTCCGACCGCCTCGGCGAGGGGCGCGTCCTCACGATGGTGCTGTGGGGTGCGTGCGTGACCTACATCGCGCAGGCCGCGGTGCGGGGGCCCGTCGCGCTGTTCATTCTCCGCGCGGCGCTCGGGTTGGCGGTCGGCGGCCTCATGCCGCCGCTCTACGCGATCGTGGCACGGCGTACGCCGCCTGAGCGGCTCGGCGGGATCATGGGGCTCACGAGCAGCGCGATCATGATCGGCAACCTCGTGGGGCCGATCGCCGGCGGGCTGTTCGCGGCGGCGGCAACCATTCGGCCGGTGTTTGTGGCGGCCGGAGCGGTGCTGGCCGTCGCGGCACTCTCCACGCGGGGCCTCGCCCCGGCGATCGAGGAGCCCGCGGTCGAATACGGCGAGTCGGACTAA
- a CDS encoding ABC transporter permease: MGLRLTLFVGLGLVAAAALSAIAAPLLAPHAPDAADLGARLLPPSWLRPSAYPLGTDAIGRDLLSRIIYGARVSLEVGVLSVAVSGIAGTCLGLLAGYYGGWWGELAMRAADLQLSFPFILFAIVVIAVLGPGLSRIVLVLAVTQWASYARLVRSETLAVRETDYIQAARAIGLADRRIIWAHVLPNALGAVSVLATLSVANNILLEAALTFLGLGADPSIPSWGGMLADSRNYIQTAWWDSTFPGLAIMLTVMGFNLVGDWLRDLLTPDTA; encoded by the coding sequence ATCGGGCTCCGGCTGACGCTGTTCGTGGGCCTCGGGCTGGTCGCCGCGGCGGCCCTCAGCGCGATCGCGGCGCCGCTCCTCGCGCCGCACGCGCCCGACGCGGCGGACCTCGGCGCGCGGCTCTTGCCCCCCTCGTGGCTGCGTCCCTCGGCGTACCCGCTCGGCACGGACGCGATCGGCCGCGACCTCTTGAGCCGCATCATTTACGGGGCGCGGGTATCGCTCGAAGTCGGCGTGCTGTCGGTGGCCGTGAGCGGGATCGCGGGCACCTGCCTCGGCCTCCTCGCCGGCTACTACGGCGGCTGGTGGGGCGAGTTGGCGATGCGGGCGGCGGATCTCCAGCTCAGCTTCCCGTTCATTCTGTTCGCGATCGTTGTAATCGCGGTGCTGGGGCCGGGGCTCAGCCGGATCGTGCTGGTGCTGGCGGTGACGCAGTGGGCCTCGTACGCGCGCCTGGTGCGGAGTGAGACGCTCGCCGTGCGGGAGACGGACTACATCCAGGCGGCGCGCGCGATCGGGCTCGCCGACCGGCGCATCATCTGGGCGCACGTGCTGCCGAACGCGCTCGGCGCGGTGTCCGTGTTGGCGACGCTCAGCGTCGCCAACAACATTCTCCTCGAGGCGGCCCTCACGTTCCTCGGGCTCGGCGCGGATCCGTCGATCCCGTCGTGGGGCGGGATGCTGGCCGACAGCCGCAACTACATCCAGACGGCGTGGTGGGATTCGACCTTTCCGGGACTCGCGATCATGCTGACGGTGATGGGCTTCAATCTGGTCGGCGACTGGCTGCGGGACCTGCTGACCCCCGACACCGCGTAG
- a CDS encoding thiamine pyrophosphate-dependent enzyme, with protein MLAKVAMFEMLRARGVRHVFGNPGTTELNFMEMFADYPDIQYVLALQDAIPVGMAYGYAQATGRPAFVNLHITPGLANGLGNIFNAYRAKVPLVVTAGQVDTRMILQEPALWSDLARLASPYTKWSYEARAPEDVPPALARAFKTAAAAPAGPVFLGLPMNCLDGEVPGPAPWFDVDAETRPAPAVIDRIAAALADARDPVLLVGGGAATPRAREALVRIAEATGARVYGERLPTRSAFPTDHPQYLGMAGLALPELQAELGGADVVVLAGARKFAGLLYTPPVNLAARTTVVHIDPDPWEIGKNIVPTIGAVGDVSATLSEIADRLAERLGGAPPRAAEQRRAAVAKERAQREERWRQAAALPRPGERMSAACAYRILGEAMDDRTTIVDEAVTAARIADRYLPLRTEQSYLGIAAGSLGLGLPAALGAQMAWPDRRVICTIGDGSLMYTVQALWTAARYHIPVTVLVVDNRAYEVLKSGMRSYKGGNVRPDRLVGMDLDQPPIDIPAVSRGFGVAAQVVNDPAELRAALAERSPEPRLIDVMVREGI; from the coding sequence ATGCTCGCCAAGGTCGCGATGTTCGAGATGCTGCGCGCGCGCGGGGTCCGCCACGTCTTCGGCAATCCCGGCACGACCGAGCTCAACTTCATGGAGATGTTCGCGGACTATCCCGACATCCAGTACGTGCTGGCGCTGCAGGACGCGATTCCGGTCGGGATGGCGTACGGCTATGCGCAGGCGACCGGCCGGCCCGCCTTCGTGAACTTACATATCACCCCCGGGCTCGCCAACGGACTCGGCAACATCTTCAACGCCTATCGCGCGAAGGTGCCGCTCGTCGTCACCGCGGGCCAGGTGGACACCCGGATGATCCTGCAAGAGCCGGCGCTGTGGAGCGATCTCGCGCGGCTGGCGTCCCCCTACACCAAATGGTCGTATGAGGCGCGCGCGCCCGAGGACGTGCCGCCCGCGCTGGCGCGCGCGTTCAAGACGGCGGCCGCGGCGCCGGCCGGCCCCGTGTTTCTCGGGCTGCCGATGAACTGCCTCGACGGCGAAGTCCCCGGCCCCGCGCCGTGGTTCGACGTCGATGCGGAGACCCGGCCGGCGCCCGCCGTGATCGACCGGATCGCCGCCGCGCTCGCAGACGCGCGCGATCCCGTGCTGCTCGTTGGGGGCGGCGCGGCGACGCCGCGGGCCCGCGAGGCGCTGGTCCGGATCGCGGAAGCGACCGGCGCGCGCGTGTACGGCGAGCGCCTTCCCACCCGGTCCGCGTTCCCGACCGACCACCCGCAGTACCTCGGCATGGCCGGCTTGGCCCTGCCGGAGCTTCAGGCCGAGCTCGGCGGCGCGGACGTGGTGGTGCTCGCGGGCGCGCGGAAGTTCGCGGGCCTCTTGTACACGCCGCCGGTCAATCTCGCGGCGCGGACGACCGTCGTGCACATCGACCCCGACCCCTGGGAGATCGGCAAGAACATCGTCCCCACGATCGGCGCCGTCGGGGATGTGAGCGCCACCCTCTCGGAGATCGCGGACCGCCTCGCCGAGCGCCTCGGCGGGGCGCCGCCGCGGGCCGCCGAGCAGCGCCGCGCGGCGGTCGCCAAGGAGCGCGCGCAGCGGGAGGAACGCTGGCGCCAGGCCGCGGCGCTTCCGAGGCCGGGCGAGCGGATGTCGGCGGCCTGCGCTTACCGGATTCTCGGCGAGGCGATGGACGACCGGACGACCATCGTCGATGAGGCGGTGACGGCCGCGCGGATCGCGGACCGCTATCTGCCGCTGCGGACCGAGCAATCGTATCTCGGCATCGCCGCGGGCTCGCTCGGGCTCGGCCTCCCCGCCGCGCTCGGAGCGCAGATGGCGTGGCCCGACCGCCGGGTGATTTGCACGATCGGCGACGGATCGCTGATGTACACGGTCCAGGCGCTGTGGACCGCGGCGCGGTACCACATCCCGGTAACCGTGTTGGTCGTCGACAACCGGGCCTACGAGGTGCTCAAGTCCGGGATGAGATCGTACAAGGGCGGGAACGTGCGGCCGGACCGTCTCGTGGGAATGGATCTCGATCAGCCGCCGATCGACATTCCCGCGGTGTCCCGCGGCTTCGGGGTGGCGGCGCAGGTCGTGAACGACCCGGCCGAGCTGCGCGCGGCGCTCGCGGAGCGCTCGCCCGAGCCGCGCCTCATCGACGTGATGGTGCGCGAGGGGATCTAG
- a CDS encoding ABC transporter permease, translating into MIRFVAARAGGALAVLAAISLFVAFGIRLTGDPAVVLFQGSAPSAEDIARIRHALGTDRPFLAQYAGFVAGAVRGDLGTSFRSGQPVAGVILERAGPTLALGVGGMLVALAAAFPLGAYAATHRNALADFLIRVGSLLGLSFPNFWLAIMLILIVAVRLRWLPPSGYSGPASLVLPCVTLGVILASTLVRLVRASLLDTLGQPYMRTARAKGLREGRVVVRHGLRNALLPVVTFVGLQFGALLGGVVVLENVFAWPGLGQLALQAVTYRDYPVVQGVVVVLALAVVLVNLLVDLSYGLLNPRVRVSS; encoded by the coding sequence GTGATTCGTTTCGTCGCCGCCAGGGCGGGAGGGGCGCTCGCCGTCCTGGCGGCGATCTCGCTCTTCGTCGCGTTTGGCATTCGCCTGACCGGCGATCCGGCGGTGGTGCTCTTCCAGGGATCCGCGCCGAGCGCCGAGGACATCGCGCGGATCCGGCACGCGTTGGGCACTGACCGGCCGTTCCTCGCGCAGTACGCCGGCTTCGTCGCCGGAGCCGTCCGCGGCGATCTCGGCACGTCGTTTCGCAGCGGCCAACCCGTCGCGGGGGTGATCCTGGAACGGGCCGGGCCGACGCTCGCCCTCGGCGTAGGCGGCATGCTCGTGGCGCTCGCGGCGGCGTTCCCGCTCGGCGCCTACGCCGCGACGCACCGCAACGCGCTCGCCGATTTCCTGATCCGGGTCGGCAGCCTGCTCGGCCTCTCGTTCCCAAACTTCTGGCTCGCGATCATGCTGATCTTGATCGTCGCCGTCCGCCTGCGCTGGCTCCCGCCCTCGGGGTACAGCGGGCCGGCGTCGCTCGTGCTGCCGTGCGTGACCTTGGGGGTCATTCTGGCGAGCACGCTCGTGCGGCTCGTGCGCGCGAGTCTGCTCGACACGCTGGGGCAGCCGTACATGCGCACGGCCCGCGCGAAGGGCCTCCGCGAGGGCCGCGTGGTGGTGCGCCACGGCCTCCGCAACGCGCTGCTGCCGGTCGTGACGTTCGTGGGCCTGCAGTTCGGGGCGCTGCTCGGCGGAGTGGTGGTGCTGGAAAATGTCTTCGCGTGGCCCGGACTCGGGCAGCTGGCGCTGCAGGCGGTGACCTACCGCGATTATCCGGTCGTGCAGGGCGTTGTCGTCGTGCTCGCCCTGGCGGTCGTGCTCGTCAACCTCCTGGTGGATCTGAGCTACGGCCTGTTGAATCCGCGCGTCCGGGTGAGCTCGTGA
- a CDS encoding M23 family metallopeptidase encodes MGTSVDREQSEIVNRGRPAARRRAWTWGRAVAAVALLALAGQVRPPSGAAAAAPVVIAPPAPVQGDTVAIVIHAAAGSSVAVRFNGASLPVFAVTEGTWRALRGTDPDTPPGTYPVAVVITPPGGSAVTARRTVRIGRTQFAERHLTLPPKTMGLVTPKNLAIEAAALNSVLGRRTPEAFWSGPFHAPVTGPVDSPYGDQGFYNGRREWWHQGVDFDVPAGVPVTAPSGALVALARALPLGGNTIVLDHGQGVLTEYLHLSSFAVHEGERVAPGDLIGRIGATGLVTGPSLHWGLYADGHWVNPLFWTTARPGLTD; translated from the coding sequence GTGGGCACCTCTGTGGACCGTGAGCAGTCCGAAATCGTGAACCGCGGACGCCCCGCCGCTCGCCGGCGTGCGTGGACGTGGGGCCGGGCGGTCGCGGCGGTCGCGCTGCTCGCGCTGGCAGGTCAGGTGCGGCCGCCATCGGGAGCCGCGGCCGCCGCGCCGGTGGTGATCGCCCCGCCCGCGCCCGTTCAAGGCGATACCGTGGCCATCGTTATCCACGCGGCCGCGGGGTCCAGCGTGGCGGTGCGGTTCAACGGCGCATCGCTGCCGGTCTTTGCGGTGACCGAGGGAACGTGGCGCGCGCTTCGCGGCACCGATCCCGATACGCCGCCGGGGACCTACCCGGTGGCGGTGGTGATTACCCCGCCCGGCGGAAGCGCCGTCACCGCGCGGCGAACCGTTCGAATCGGCCGGACGCAATTCGCGGAGCGGCATCTCACGCTGCCCCCCAAGACCATGGGACTCGTCACTCCCAAGAATCTCGCGATCGAGGCCGCGGCCCTCAACTCGGTGCTCGGACGACGCACGCCGGAAGCGTTTTGGTCCGGGCCATTTCACGCACCGGTCACCGGACCGGTCGATTCGCCGTACGGCGACCAGGGCTTCTATAACGGCCGCCGGGAATGGTGGCACCAGGGCGTGGACTTTGACGTGCCGGCCGGCGTACCGGTCACGGCGCCGAGTGGCGCCCTCGTGGCCCTCGCGCGGGCGTTGCCGCTCGGCGGCAACACGATCGTGTTGGACCACGGACAGGGCGTGCTGACCGAGTACCTGCACCTCTCATCGTTCGCCGTCCATGAAGGCGAACGCGTGGCACCGGGCGACCTCATCGGCCGCATCGGTGCGACGGGCCTCGTGACGGGACCGAGCCTGCACTGGGGGTTGTACGCGGACGGGCACTGGGTCAATCCGCTGTTCTGGACGACGGCCCGCCCGGGCCTGACGGACTAG